The following DNA comes from Methanobrevibacter millerae.
TCTTCTACATATGAACCTATATCACCCGAACTTGTAGGTCATTCTAGAAAAATTGTTTTAGGTAAACACACAGGCGCCAATGCTTTAAAGTCCAAATTAAAAGATTACCACATCGAATTAAATGATGAACAATTTGAAAAAGTTTTTAATCAAATTAAGGCATTGGGTGACAGAGGAAAATGTGTAACAGATGATGACTTAAAGGCTATAGCTTTAACCGAGCTCAGTTCAGCCCGTGAAACCCCAATCAAATTGAAAGGCTTGGGATTGTTATGTGGAGCTATCGTTTCTCCAACCGCAACCGTCAAGCTTGAAATAGACGGAGTTGAAAAGGAAACATCAAACACCGGTGTCGGACCTGTGGACGCTGCTTTAAATGCTATACGTGACTTGATTCAAGATACGATGGATATTGAACTTGAAGAATATAATCTGGAAGCTATCAATGGTGGGACAGATGCTTTAGCTGACGTTTTTGTTATTTCTTCAGACAATGAAGGCAACAAATCCACCGGAAGAGCTATTAATGAAGACATTGTTATGGCAAGTATTTTAGCAGTTTTAGATTCTATAAATAAGCTATTATTAATCAAACGTACTCAAGAAATTTAAAACTAAAAATTCTTTAATCAGGGGGTAAAACATGGAAGAAAATACCATATTTATTGGTAACAAACCAGTAATGAATTACGTATTGGCTGTTGTAACGCAATTCAACGAATATGACTCAGTAACTTTAAGGGCTAGAGGCAAAGCCATTAGCCGTGCTGTTGACACTGCAGAAATCGTTAGAAACAGTTTCGTTCAGGATTGTGATGTTTCAGACATTCAGATTTCTACCGAAGAAGTTGAAAATTACAATGGTGAAACAACCAACGTATCTATTATCCAAATTAGACTAGAAAAATACTAAAAAAACTCTTTACTAAATTTTCTTTAATATTCTATAGTCAAAGAGATATTTAGACAGTTTTATGTTTGAAGTTCCCTTTCCAAGGGCTTCAGTTTTTCCTTTTTTTATTGCTTTTAATATACTGTCAATATCCTTTTCGCAATCTATTGTAGAATAGCAGTCACCTACAAACTTATAGTAGTGGGCATCGCTTGCTCCAAGACCCGGCAAGTTTTCTTTTTCGGATAATTTCTTAGCCTTGCCGTTGCAGTAGCCTACAATGAATCGTGCGTTTTTTGTTTCTATGGCGTCAACTTTTAAATCCTCATAGTCTGCCTTGCAAAAAAGGCCGTGGCGGTAAAAGCAGTATGGGTGAGGTATTATTGCCAGCGCTGCCTGGTCATGTATCAAATCTATTGTTTCCGCTGCCGGCAGATCCCTTTTTATGTTTTCGCTGCAGCCGAATCCTAAAATGTGGCCTTCAAGGGATGATATTTCAATTGAAGGCATTACAAACAAATCATCATCCTTTGTCATCTTCTGGGCAACCTGTGAGCCCTCCACGGTATTGTGGTCGCTTATGGCTATTATATCAAGGTCTCTGCTTTTGGCTACCCTGAAGATATCTTCCAACTTTGATTTTGAATCCGGCGAATATACGCTGTGAATATGTGAATCCATCCTATACATCATAGGCCTCTAAAGTTTTAATTAATCCTATTGTTCCGGTCATCATCACGTCACCTCCAGGGCAGGCGTGATGCCAGTCGAGATTGGTTTTTTCAATTAATTCGCGTTTGGGACCTGTTACAATTACCTTTTCGATTTTTGAAATCCGATTGATGACGTGAGCCCCATGGCCGTGGTCATTGTAGACCTCTTCGTTGGTTATTACTCCATCTGCCAGGCGTTTCAGGTAGTTTTCAAGGCTTTCGGGTGTTAATGATGAGGTGTGATGCTCGAAAATTCCCTGGATTTTCCCGTCTTCTATTGATGCTGCCGTCGTGTGTCCGTTTCCGATGTCTATTGCAATGAAGCTGTTTAATTTCAATGCTGTTTCATCCCAGCACATT
Coding sequences within:
- a CDS encoding CehA/McbA family metallohydrolase, giving the protein MYRMDSHIHSVYSPDSKSKLEDIFRVAKSRDLDIIAISDHNTVEGSQVAQKMTKDDDLFVMPSIEISSLEGHILGFGCSENIKRDLPAAETIDLIHDQAALAIIPHPYCFYRHGLFCKADYEDLKVDAIETKNARFIVGYCNGKAKKLSEKENLPGLGASDAHYYKFVGDCYSTIDCEKDIDSILKAIKKGKTEALGKGTSNIKLSKYLFDYRILKKI
- the albA gene encoding DNA-binding protein Alba; the protein is MEENTIFIGNKPVMNYVLAVVTQFNEYDSVTLRARGKAISRAVDTAEIVRNSFVQDCDVSDIQISTEEVENYNGETTNVSIIQIRLEKY